A genomic stretch from Candidatus Methanomassiliicoccus intestinalis Issoire-Mx1 includes:
- the purB gene encoding adenylosuccinate lyase, with the protein MLICPLDYRYGRNEMKSVFSEESRLRSQLLVEAALARAHAAVGNIPAESADEITAKANLDHVSLERVKEIEAETKHDIMAMVKALSDQCGDAGKYVHLGATSNDIVDTAAALEIKAALEIIESDLDEFICTLVKLSYAHRDTVEIGRTHGQFAIPTTFGFKIAGYVSEMMRHYERLQEIKKRACVGKMSGAIGTGAGFADKFFEIQERVMADLELGIEDAATQIVCRDRYAELVFLLGLITTSCERYATEVRNLQRSEIGEVSEAFDAKKQVGSSTMAQKRNPMLSENVCGLARIVRSYIAPQMESMILWHERDLTNSSAERFILTHSITLTDDILNKINNVFSHIEVHTYNMQRNIGSSNGFIMAESVLLTLSSKGIGRQNAHELVRQISIKAEGEGKSLREALLESDEVMTLVTESELDAALDPNSYVGSAPQMVDRIVADAEKLLGKRIV; encoded by the coding sequence ATGTTAATCTGTCCTTTGGACTACAGATATGGAAGAAATGAGATGAAGTCTGTGTTTTCTGAAGAAAGCAGACTTAGAAGTCAACTTCTTGTTGAGGCAGCTCTGGCTAGGGCACATGCGGCAGTAGGAAACATACCTGCCGAGTCTGCTGATGAAATAACAGCAAAAGCAAATTTAGATCACGTTTCTCTAGAACGCGTGAAAGAGATTGAAGCTGAGACCAAACATGACATTATGGCAATGGTCAAAGCACTCTCTGATCAATGCGGGGATGCTGGAAAGTATGTCCATCTGGGAGCTACTTCCAATGATATTGTCGATACGGCTGCAGCTCTAGAAATAAAAGCTGCTTTGGAAATAATCGAATCCGATCTGGATGAATTTATATGCACATTAGTTAAGCTGTCATATGCACACAGGGATACCGTTGAGATCGGCAGAACACATGGGCAGTTTGCAATACCCACAACATTTGGATTTAAAATTGCAGGCTACGTATCTGAGATGATGAGGCACTATGAACGCCTTCAGGAAATCAAAAAACGTGCCTGTGTGGGAAAAATGTCCGGGGCAATCGGGACAGGAGCCGGGTTTGCAGATAAGTTCTTTGAGATTCAGGAAAGAGTTATGGCAGATCTTGAGCTTGGCATAGAAGATGCTGCAACGCAGATTGTATGCCGCGATAGATATGCTGAACTAGTCTTCTTGTTGGGCCTGATTACTACTTCCTGCGAGAGATATGCTACGGAAGTTAGAAATCTTCAGAGATCTGAAATCGGAGAAGTTTCTGAAGCATTTGATGCCAAAAAGCAAGTGGGATCTTCGACCATGGCTCAAAAAAGAAATCCAATGCTGTCTGAAAACGTCTGTGGACTCGCGAGAATAGTAAGGTCATATATCGCACCTCAGATGGAATCTATGATTCTGTGGCACGAGCGCGATCTGACAAACTCTTCCGCAGAAAGATTCATTCTGACGCATTCCATAACATTAACGGATGATATTCTGAATAAGATAAACAATGTTTTTTCACATATCGAAGTTCACACATACAATATGCAGCGCAACATAGGCTCTTCAAACGGCTTTATAATGGCAGAGTCTGTTTTGTTGACATTGTCATCCAAAGGAATTGGAAGGCAAAATGCGCATGAGCTCGTCAGGCAGATAAGCATTAAAGCCGAGGGTGAAGGAAAATCTCTAAGGGAAGCTTTACTTGAAAGTGATGAAGTAATGACACTGGTAACAGAATCAGAACTAGACGCCGCCCTTGATCCAAACAGCTATGTCGGCTCAGCACCTCAGATGGTTGACAGAATAGTCGCAGATGCAGAAAAACTTCTTGGAAAAAGGATCGTTTAA
- the larE gene encoding ATP-dependent sacrificial sulfur transferase LarE, whose product MNEKLNKLESMLKQMKSVAVAYSGGVDSTFLLYEAQKILGKNAVGVLNTSPINSTRSIQSARDTAEIIGANVIEISVLDSKLKMNPHDRCYICKKSMMSEIKKVAESLNLNCVAEGSIADDDPSLRPGMKAIEELGILSPLKDAGLMKSEIRQMSAEAKLPTADSVSGTCLMTRIPFEEEVNEEKLLAVEKAEEILFSLGIINLRVRCHKNLARIEVPCELLEKVTANRGYICSEFKKLGFKYICLDLEGYRAGSMD is encoded by the coding sequence ATGAATGAAAAGTTAAACAAACTAGAATCCATGCTTAAGCAGATGAAAAGTGTAGCTGTTGCATACTCAGGGGGTGTTGACAGTACATTTTTATTATATGAAGCTCAAAAGATTCTTGGAAAAAATGCTGTCGGAGTTTTAAACACGTCTCCGATAAACAGCACCCGATCGATACAGTCTGCAAGAGATACTGCTGAGATTATCGGAGCAAATGTAATAGAAATATCCGTACTGGATAGCAAATTAAAAATGAATCCTCATGACAGATGCTACATATGTAAAAAATCAATGATGTCTGAAATCAAAAAAGTCGCTGAAAGCCTTAACTTAAATTGTGTGGCTGAAGGCAGCATCGCCGATGACGATCCGTCGTTGAGACCGGGTATGAAAGCCATAGAGGAACTGGGGATATTGTCACCGCTGAAAGATGCTGGACTGATGAAGAGTGAGATTAGGCAGATGTCTGCTGAAGCTAAACTTCCAACCGCAGATTCCGTATCCGGCACATGTTTAATGACCAGAATACCTTTTGAAGAAGAGGTTAATGAAGAAAAATTGCTAGCTGTTGAAAAAGCAGAAGAAATTTTGTTTTCATTGGGAATTATTAATCTGAGAGTGAGATGCCACAAGAATCTCGCCAGAATAGAGGTTCCTTGCGAACTGCTGGAGAAAGTAACTGCTAATCGTGGTTACATATGCAGCGAGTTTAAAAAATTAGGATTCAAATACATATGTTTAGATCTGGAAGGATATAGGGCAGGAAGCATGGACTAA
- a CDS encoding coiled-coil protein: MTELLEELEQKRQLHNVEAEKHRRIRDELNEKTKEWVEKRDSLNAQVRELVDQAAKHRESRDELNVKVREAKEERDVWNKVVNDLNEKVTKIKKDNLPKNNGPSVQKLKKELKSLEFKQMTSVLSKGKEQELIDQMAKLQAEIKEREKAYDQNDDIKDALKELRDAKEKAEVHHHKVSEYAESAQSEHDAMIALYEQADALRKEADAAQEAFITNKVNSDEEHKKYIENIRQVHDYDKILAGMRQKARKAKKKDDEASAKEEAEKIFDRFKAGEKLSTDDLMALQKSGYL; this comes from the coding sequence ATGACTGAACTTTTGGAGGAACTTGAACAAAAGCGTCAATTACATAACGTTGAAGCGGAGAAACACCGCAGGATACGTGATGAACTGAATGAAAAGACGAAAGAATGGGTCGAGAAGAGAGATTCCCTTAATGCTCAAGTTAGGGAGCTTGTAGACCAGGCAGCAAAACATCGTGAGTCCAGAGATGAACTGAACGTTAAAGTGCGTGAAGCCAAGGAAGAACGCGATGTTTGGAACAAAGTTGTCAATGACTTGAATGAAAAGGTTACAAAAATAAAAAAAGACAACTTACCTAAAAACAACGGCCCTTCGGTTCAAAAACTCAAAAAAGAATTGAAGTCTCTTGAATTTAAGCAAATGACATCTGTGCTCTCTAAAGGAAAAGAGCAGGAACTTATTGATCAGATGGCTAAACTTCAGGCTGAGATTAAAGAGCGTGAAAAAGCCTACGATCAGAATGACGATATAAAAGATGCTTTGAAAGAACTGCGTGATGCAAAGGAAAAAGCCGAAGTGCATCACCATAAGGTATCAGAATATGCAGAAAGTGCACAATCAGAACATGATGCCATGATCGCCCTGTACGAACAAGCAGATGCATTGAGAAAAGAAGCAGATGCCGCCCAGGAAGCTTTTATTACCAACAAAGTCAACTCTGATGAAGAGCACAAAAAGTACATTGAAAATATACGTCAGGTACATGATTACGACAAGATCTTAGCTGGCATGAGGCAGAAAGCTCGCAAAGCTAAGAAGAAAGATGATGAGGCTTCAGCCAAAGAAGAAGCAGAGAAGATCTTTGACCGCTTCAAAGCTGGAGAAAAACTCAGTACCGATGACCTGATGGCGCTGCAGAAATCAGGATACCTCTGA
- a CDS encoding PHP domain-containing protein — protein MMNSENCAISDCFKDLAIAMEIQGEQWRSSSYLNASEEILNLNENLSKIYTSGRVREIKGIGPSIESKIAEYLETGGIAALNDVRGILPDDMEVFRRLPLSLREIADVCIFADVHSAADLLLAVDEGVIRNIPALGTAVESKLREFIAWLGEQSAELPYCVVNASAENVLKYVSEDAWTIKAEAAGVFRRKDEIATAFTILVSSSADRAVPLFAMCPEIQELTHANKQTATGKTVSGAAAMLKSMSPEQIPFEQLRITGPAEHITYLEKRAASLGLTLSPESMRDVHTEAEIYSCLGMDYIPPEFRSGGEPNISVRGDLRVRSISADGSMNLNEIVSQAEYIGYEYVCIVDRLCSRVTPDHIRERNELINQLDCSIDVLKGIEVDILNDGTLSAPDDLFDSSDLVVASINSHLDCSEDLMTSRISKALMDPRVDVWGHPLNRLIGIRDSLPLDYPHLFGLASENGVALEINTSPYRSDLDYSTICKVYEQDVIYSIGTDAILPHQLNRISLGKIAAEKSRLDNGRLLNTLTSSEIRDKAWRD, from the coding sequence ATGATGAACTCTGAAAATTGTGCAATATCTGATTGTTTTAAGGATCTAGCTATTGCCATGGAAATACAGGGTGAACAATGGCGTTCATCTTCATATCTGAATGCTTCAGAAGAAATTCTGAATTTAAATGAGAATCTGTCTAAAATTTATACTTCTGGCAGAGTGCGGGAGATTAAGGGAATCGGACCGTCAATAGAATCAAAAATTGCAGAATATCTTGAAACTGGAGGAATAGCTGCATTAAATGATGTGAGAGGTATTCTTCCAGATGATATGGAAGTTTTTAGAAGACTTCCACTGAGTCTGAGAGAGATAGCCGATGTCTGCATATTTGCAGATGTCCATTCCGCGGCTGATCTGCTTTTAGCAGTTGATGAGGGAGTGATCCGCAACATTCCTGCCTTAGGTACTGCTGTGGAATCAAAACTGCGTGAATTTATTGCATGGCTTGGAGAACAGTCAGCTGAGCTTCCATACTGTGTGGTAAATGCTTCAGCTGAAAATGTTTTGAAATATGTATCTGAAGATGCCTGGACAATAAAAGCAGAAGCCGCTGGAGTTTTTAGACGAAAAGATGAAATTGCGACAGCATTCACAATACTCGTTTCCTCATCAGCAGACCGGGCCGTACCATTATTCGCAATGTGTCCTGAAATTCAGGAACTGACACATGCCAATAAACAGACCGCTACAGGAAAAACGGTCTCCGGTGCGGCAGCGATGCTGAAGTCTATGAGCCCAGAACAGATACCATTTGAGCAATTGAGAATTACCGGCCCCGCTGAACACATAACTTATCTGGAAAAGAGGGCCGCGAGCCTTGGCCTCACATTATCTCCAGAGTCTATGCGCGACGTTCATACCGAAGCTGAGATATATTCCTGCCTGGGTATGGATTACATACCGCCGGAGTTCCGGTCCGGGGGAGAACCAAACATATCCGTCCGCGGTGATCTCCGGGTACGATCCATCTCTGCGGATGGATCCATGAATTTGAATGAAATAGTTTCTCAAGCAGAATATATAGGATACGAGTATGTCTGTATCGTAGACAGGCTATGCAGCCGTGTAACACCAGATCATATTCGTGAACGAAATGAATTAATCAATCAGTTAGACTGTTCAATTGATGTTCTGAAGGGTATTGAAGTCGATATACTAAACGACGGCACTTTATCCGCCCCGGACGATCTTTTTGATTCTTCAGATTTAGTGGTAGCTTCAATAAATTCACATCTTGACTGCTCTGAAGATCTGATGACCAGTCGTATCTCTAAGGCATTAATGGATCCGCGGGTAGACGTCTGGGGACATCCATTGAATCGTCTGATTGGAATCAGAGACTCTTTGCCATTGGATTATCCTCACTTGTTTGGATTAGCTTCTGAAAATGGTGTTGCTTTAGAGATAAATACGTCTCCATATCGATCCGATCTTGACTATTCTACAATTTGCAAAGTTTATGAACAAGATGTTATCTATTCTATAGGTACAGACGCAATCCTTCCGCACCAGCTGAATAGAATCAGTCTGGGAAAGATTGCAGCTGAAAAATCGAGATTAGATAACGGGAGGTTGTTGAATACTCTTACCTCGTCTGAAATTCGGGACAAAGCGTGGAGAGACTGA
- a CDS encoding GNAT family N-acetyltransferase, with protein MTSIRVMDQRDIGQVQDVGQIAWSDMATKDAGRKIVYPKRSDILISMYLKNDPEGCIVAEDNGKVVGSAFCHKWGDVGWIGPLEVLPEYQNKKIGKALLSACWTYLSSGSICGLETSPKSEKNMHFYTSSGYSVGTSILVAEKLVSKDADYRAAELKSSRDFDISELCNKVCPGLDLSAEVESALSGLGNVYVTENGFAILHTFSRGNDIKYASVKALILDPDCKKPSQELFNLLSACEAKTRDLGRDSLMMRFSLEHRELASILPSLDYSYKAVNVRMTCKGDFSENGDYQIISWAG; from the coding sequence ATGACCAGTATCAGAGTGATGGATCAGAGGGATATTGGTCAAGTTCAAGATGTAGGCCAAATTGCATGGTCAGATATGGCAACTAAGGATGCAGGACGTAAAATAGTATATCCAAAACGTTCAGATATATTAATCAGCATGTATCTTAAAAATGATCCAGAAGGATGCATTGTGGCAGAAGACAATGGAAAAGTTGTCGGATCTGCTTTCTGCCACAAATGGGGAGATGTCGGGTGGATTGGACCTTTAGAAGTACTTCCTGAGTATCAGAACAAAAAAATTGGAAAGGCATTGCTGAGTGCTTGCTGGACATACTTATCATCAGGAAGCATATGTGGTTTAGAAACATCTCCGAAAAGTGAGAAAAATATGCACTTTTACACATCTTCCGGATATTCTGTAGGCACATCCATTCTTGTTGCTGAAAAATTAGTATCCAAGGATGCAGACTACCGGGCTGCTGAATTAAAATCTTCCCGCGATTTTGATATTTCTGAATTATGCAATAAAGTCTGCCCCGGTCTAGATCTATCCGCTGAGGTAGAATCTGCACTATCCGGTTTAGGTAATGTATACGTCACTGAGAATGGTTTTGCCATACTTCATACATTCAGCAGGGGAAATGACATAAAATATGCATCTGTTAAAGCTCTCATACTGGATCCAGATTGTAAAAAGCCATCTCAGGAATTGTTTAATCTCCTGTCTGCATGCGAAGCAAAAACACGCGACCTTGGGAGAGACAGTTTGATGATGCGGTTCTCACTGGAGCACCGTGAGCTGGCATCAATCCTGCCATCTTTGGACTATTCATATAAAGCAGTTAATGTCAGAATGACCTGCAAGGGGGATTTTTCGGAGAACGGTGATTACCAGATAATTTCCTGGGCCGGTTGA
- a CDS encoding mechanosensitive ion channel family protein — MSKRFPILVISILLALIFIPSVSGETTIHGFGDSEVDITAGDSCAFEWGIWNQDDTMYLVEVKAELSDSSVGSLQYVQNYTLESGSDEIIRIEVNTYEGASTKDVTLNVQFIVQDLSQPGVEHTHESQATIHISSIFSSVGNKIFGWENTLPAPFNSLIWTFIITLIIWVLIGLVVYFIIDPFVERFILRTKTKYDNTIYDVTRVPILITILLYGLVSSVDILSISNNDHILMHKSVIIILTVIYTLVAYRIFDRVFINFLRAWSNKVGSNLGSAIIPILHFLGMILIPVAGITFLLNALGINVALLVAGVGVGASIVTLAAKDVFSSFFAGLQVMLDRPFKIGDRVMLDSGEICEVKKIGIRSTQLYDLINHDIVIIPNTMIAADKITNYSEPDNHRALYTSIGVAYGSDVKKVESILLDIANNHPDIVHNNKAQAPYVRFANFGSSSLDFSIWYYVNDIKKMWRVNSEIKTQINKRFNEEGIEIPFTQNVITFNNPMEEKGAD; from the coding sequence GTGTCTAAGAGATTTCCCATTTTGGTAATATCAATATTGTTGGCGCTCATCTTCATACCATCAGTATCTGGCGAAACTACGATACATGGTTTTGGAGACTCAGAAGTAGATATTACTGCTGGAGACTCTTGTGCTTTTGAGTGGGGAATTTGGAATCAAGACGACACTATGTATCTGGTAGAAGTCAAAGCTGAATTGAGTGACAGTTCTGTCGGATCTCTGCAGTATGTTCAGAATTACACACTTGAAAGCGGTTCAGATGAAATAATCAGAATTGAAGTGAATACGTACGAAGGGGCCAGCACCAAAGATGTAACGTTGAATGTGCAGTTCATAGTGCAGGATTTATCACAGCCAGGAGTGGAACATACTCACGAGTCTCAGGCTACAATCCACATCTCATCCATATTTTCGTCCGTAGGAAATAAAATATTTGGCTGGGAAAATACTCTCCCTGCTCCATTCAATAGCCTGATATGGACATTTATCATTACATTAATTATCTGGGTTCTAATCGGATTGGTGGTTTATTTCATTATAGACCCGTTTGTGGAAAGATTCATACTCAGAACTAAGACTAAGTATGATAATACAATTTATGACGTCACCAGAGTTCCGATCCTGATCACGATCCTGTTGTATGGGCTTGTGAGTTCTGTGGATATTTTAAGCATATCCAACAACGACCACATTCTGATGCATAAGAGTGTAATCATCATTCTGACTGTGATATACACCCTTGTGGCTTATCGTATATTCGACAGAGTTTTCATAAATTTTCTGCGTGCCTGGTCTAATAAAGTAGGATCCAATCTTGGATCTGCCATTATTCCAATACTGCATTTTCTCGGCATGATTCTAATTCCGGTTGCCGGCATTACGTTTTTACTCAATGCTCTGGGAATCAACGTAGCACTATTGGTTGCCGGTGTCGGAGTTGGTGCATCAATCGTTACACTAGCGGCAAAAGACGTTTTCAGCAGCTTCTTTGCAGGTCTGCAGGTTATGCTTGACAGGCCGTTTAAAATTGGCGACAGAGTTATGCTGGATAGCGGAGAGATATGTGAAGTAAAAAAAATCGGTATACGCTCAACTCAGTTATACGATTTAATCAATCACGATATTGTAATCATCCCCAACACTATGATCGCTGCGGACAAGATTACAAACTATTCTGAACCAGATAACCACAGAGCTCTTTACACTTCAATAGGTGTGGCATACGGGTCTGATGTTAAGAAAGTGGAATCCATTCTGCTGGATATCGCAAATAATCATCCAGACATTGTACACAATAACAAAGCACAAGCACCATATGTAAGGTTCGCTAATTTTGGATCAAGTTCTCTTGATTTTTCAATTTGGTATTACGTAAACGACATTAAAAAAATGTGGAGGGTAAATTCTGAAATCAAAACACAGATTAATAAACGATTTAATGAAGAAGGTATAGAGATACCCTTTACTCAAAACGTCATTACATTCAACAACCCGATGGAGGAGAAAGGAGCGGACTAA
- a CDS encoding ArsR/SmtB family transcription factor, whose product MDVLEAGRLLTDGYALRILAAVSYKSKGAQEVSEEYNIPIAACYRRIKELEKAGLIVKSGRILNQKGKRVSIYSSMLKSAELLYENGHMRVKFSLKTGGADRFGSGWHEIDLKNAM is encoded by the coding sequence ATGGATGTCCTTGAAGCCGGCAGACTACTCACAGATGGATATGCGTTGCGTATTTTAGCAGCAGTTTCATACAAATCCAAAGGTGCACAGGAGGTGTCTGAAGAATACAATATACCAATTGCAGCCTGTTACAGGAGAATTAAAGAGCTGGAAAAAGCTGGTTTGATTGTTAAATCTGGAAGGATCCTTAATCAAAAAGGCAAGAGGGTTTCAATTTACAGCTCTATGCTGAAAAGCGCAGAGCTGCTGTATGAAAATGGACATATGCGGGTGAAATTCAGCCTAAAAACAGGAGGAGCTGACCGCTTTGGAAGCGGATGGCATGAGATAGATCTCAAAAATGCAATGTAA
- the trmY gene encoding tRNA (pseudouridine(54)-N(1))-methyltransferase TrmY, with the protein MRRFVVVGHKAASSGNFKLEDMAGGAGRLDILIRCINSAFFLSHSIRKDAEIYLVMLGGEDAPKTVRIVGSEVKYLNPDERSTGALVRNALMMDVEDREMRSSPGIYVSRDSFYDVINRLSARSKIVYLRENGVDVQKAEFPEDVTFVLSDNQDLTSQEDDTLCSLNPAICSLGPYSYHADHCIIIINNELDRRGV; encoded by the coding sequence ATGAGACGCTTTGTAGTAGTCGGACATAAAGCCGCATCATCTGGTAACTTTAAACTAGAAGATATGGCCGGAGGAGCTGGACGGTTGGATATCTTAATACGCTGCATAAATTCAGCATTTTTCCTATCTCACTCGATTAGAAAAGATGCTGAGATATATCTCGTCATGTTAGGCGGAGAAGATGCTCCTAAAACAGTCAGAATTGTAGGGTCTGAAGTAAAGTATCTGAATCCTGATGAGCGCTCCACAGGTGCACTCGTAAGAAATGCATTGATGATGGATGTAGAAGACAGAGAGATGAGATCTTCACCGGGCATATATGTTTCCAGAGATTCTTTTTATGATGTAATTAACCGCCTTTCAGCCAGATCAAAGATAGTTTATCTTCGGGAAAATGGTGTGGATGTGCAAAAAGCAGAGTTTCCAGAAGACGTTACATTTGTTCTTTCAGATAATCAAGATTTAACCAGTCAGGAAGATGATACGCTGTGTTCTCTAAACCCAGCGATCTGTTCACTTGGTCCCTATTCATATCATGCAGATCACTGCATAATAATCATCAATAATGAATTAGACAGACGCGGAGTCTAA
- a CDS encoding signal recognition particle protein Srp54: protein MVLEGLGQSLRNAISKITRANHIDEELIKEISKDIQRALLHADVNVKLVLELTKGLENKALHEAPPSGMSAKEYVIRIINEELTNILGDPRPLPIKKQTIMMVGLYGQGKTTTTGKLGRYFTKKGLKTGVIAADVHRPAAYDQLKQVAEKVNVSFYGEEGVKDAPGIVKRGLEHFSNMDVVIIDTSGRHALEEDLIQEIKDVADVAKPDERVLVLDAAVGQQAGPQAKAFHDAVDITSVIITKMDGTAKGGGALSAVAQTNATISFIGTGEHLVDLEPFDSARFVSRLLGMGDIQSLLETAKENISEEQAEETVKKMMSGKFTLVEMYEQMEMLTNMGPLQKVMNMIPGMGNLEGKVDMEESQDKLRRFRYIMDSMTQEEMEDPKVIKASRVSRIAKGAGVEAKDVRELIRQYNTSKKAVKGFMGNRKLRKQLMKQLSSNGVDQE from the coding sequence ATGGTGCTCGAAGGGCTTGGACAATCTCTAAGGAATGCTATTTCTAAAATTACGAGAGCTAACCACATCGATGAAGAACTGATCAAAGAGATTTCCAAAGATATTCAAAGGGCATTGCTGCATGCAGATGTGAATGTAAAACTTGTTTTAGAGCTGACAAAGGGGCTCGAGAACAAAGCACTACATGAAGCTCCGCCTTCGGGAATGAGCGCCAAAGAATACGTTATCAGGATCATTAATGAGGAACTGACTAATATTCTGGGTGATCCAAGACCTTTGCCGATTAAAAAGCAGACAATAATGATGGTCGGACTATACGGACAGGGTAAAACAACTACAACTGGAAAGTTGGGCAGGTATTTCACAAAAAAAGGACTGAAAACCGGAGTTATAGCTGCCGATGTCCATCGTCCTGCAGCATATGATCAATTAAAGCAGGTCGCAGAAAAAGTCAATGTATCATTTTATGGCGAAGAAGGTGTGAAGGATGCACCTGGAATCGTAAAAAGAGGTTTAGAACATTTTTCAAACATGGATGTAGTCATCATCGATACGTCTGGACGTCATGCTCTTGAAGAAGATTTGATCCAGGAAATAAAAGATGTGGCTGATGTAGCAAAACCAGATGAAAGGGTTCTGGTTTTGGATGCCGCTGTAGGACAGCAGGCTGGTCCGCAAGCTAAAGCATTCCATGATGCCGTTGATATAACCAGCGTAATTATTACAAAAATGGATGGTACTGCAAAGGGCGGTGGAGCACTGTCTGCTGTAGCCCAGACCAATGCTACAATTTCATTTATCGGAACAGGCGAACACCTTGTTGATTTAGAACCGTTTGATTCTGCAAGATTCGTATCCAGGCTTCTGGGAATGGGCGATATTCAGAGTCTTCTTGAAACTGCAAAGGAGAACATATCTGAAGAGCAGGCTGAAGAAACAGTTAAAAAAATGATGTCTGGGAAATTTACATTGGTTGAAATGTATGAACAGATGGAGATGCTTACAAACATGGGTCCTCTTCAGAAAGTCATGAACATGATACCAGGAATGGGAAATCTGGAAGGAAAGGTAGACATGGAAGAATCCCAGGACAAACTCAGACGCTTCAGATATATCATGGACTCAATGACTCAGGAAGAGATGGAAGACCCCAAAGTAATCAAAGCATCACGAGTATCACGCATAGCCAAAGGTGCTGGTGTGGAAGCTAAAGATGTAAGAGAACTTATCAGACAATATAACACGTCTAAAAAAGCTGTAAAAGGATTCATGGGAAATCGTAAGCTTAGAAAACAGCTTATGAAACAGCTCTCATCGAATGGAGTCGATCAGGAATGA
- the larB gene encoding nickel pincer cofactor biosynthesis protein LarB → MNVKKVLEEYKEGNLSADEAEKQLRLDYIQTIENHTLFDKSRFNRKGIPEIVFGEGKSPVKTAEIACRAESDIVLISRASPEHYSAVHDRIPEARYAEDAKMIIIGEFPEPTGLIGILAAGTSDIQYAEEARIVAAAMGVRSITSYDVGIAAFHRFLDPLKNMLDENVDAIIVAAGMEGALASVVSSFSNVPVIGLPTAVGYGFGGEGETALRSMLQSCSLGIAAVNIGNGVGAGAFAAMISLRCRRPHDEL, encoded by the coding sequence ATGAATGTAAAGAAAGTTTTGGAGGAGTATAAAGAGGGAAACCTCTCTGCAGATGAAGCTGAAAAGCAGTTGCGGTTAGATTACATTCAGACAATTGAAAATCATACTTTATTTGATAAGAGTCGCTTTAACCGGAAGGGAATTCCAGAGATAGTATTTGGTGAAGGTAAATCACCGGTGAAGACAGCTGAAATAGCCTGCAGAGCTGAAAGCGACATTGTGCTCATTTCCAGAGCGTCTCCCGAACATTATTCTGCAGTACATGATAGAATTCCAGAAGCCAGATATGCAGAAGATGCAAAAATGATAATTATTGGAGAGTTTCCGGAACCGACAGGTCTGATCGGAATACTGGCAGCCGGTACTTCAGATATCCAGTATGCGGAGGAGGCAAGAATTGTGGCAGCCGCAATGGGTGTCAGGTCGATAACATCATATGATGTTGGGATAGCTGCTTTCCATCGTTTTCTGGACCCTCTCAAAAATATGCTGGATGAGAATGTTGATGCTATTATTGTTGCAGCTGGCATGGAGGGAGCTCTTGCTTCTGTAGTTTCTTCATTTTCCAATGTTCCTGTGATAGGACTTCCCACTGCAGTAGGCTATGGGTTTGGTGGAGAAGGCGAAACTGCATTAAGATCTATGCTGCAATCATGCTCCTTAGGTATCGCTGCAGTTAACATAGGGAATGGAGTAGGAGCTGGAGCTTTTGCTGCAATGATAAGCCTGAGATGCAGAAGGCCACATGATGAACTCTGA
- a CDS encoding flavodoxin family protein: protein MKSVIIFDSVYGCTKQVAEALADELNRNGCEALLCSLKDSKPESVDCDYLFLGSPTRFGKPTRRMRKFLDTFDLSNFSGTAIAFDTIMQIPENDSNREKMKAKYIDDGSAPTIKSALTQKGIHVSDKVLRVEVSGLKGPLVDNALDAAKEFVNELISH from the coding sequence GTGAAGTCTGTGATTATTTTTGACAGTGTTTATGGATGTACAAAACAGGTAGCGGAAGCACTTGCAGATGAATTAAATAGAAATGGTTGTGAAGCATTGCTCTGCAGTCTAAAAGATTCAAAACCGGAATCAGTCGACTGCGACTACCTGTTTCTAGGATCTCCAACGCGTTTTGGTAAGCCTACCAGAAGGATGAGAAAATTTCTGGATACATTTGATTTAAGTAATTTTTCGGGAACTGCAATAGCATTTGATACGATCATGCAGATACCAGAAAATGACAGCAATCGGGAAAAGATGAAGGCGAAGTATATTGACGATGGTTCTGCACCTACTATCAAGTCTGCTTTGACACAAAAAGGAATACATGTGTCAGATAAAGTCCTCAGAGTTGAGGTATCTGGATTAAAAGGCCCTCTTGTTGATAATGCGTTAGATGCTGCAAAAGAGTTCGTCAATGAATTAATCTCTCATTAA